The genomic stretch ctcgggaggctgaggcaggagaatggcatgaacccgggaggcggagctggcagtgagccgagatcgcgtcactacactctagcctggatgacagggccagactccgtctcaaaaaaaaaaaaaaaaatcatctagtGGTGATGGGACTTTGTAGGGCACCTCTTTAGTATCTCATGTGTGTCATGGGGAAATGGGGGGCTGTCCCCACTCTATGGAGACAGAAATGGAGGTTCAGAGACAGCCTTGGGTCACATGGGACCTGGGCCTATGCTGCTGACCGCCACCGCAGAGCCCCAACTCCGCTCAAGCAGTTGCCTCCTGTCTCCCCATCCTTGGCCGCCAGAAACTGGGTTTACAGGTCATAAGGAGGGGAAGTTTGTCCCATATATGGGAACTCACTTAATTCTTACCCCAACACACTATGATGGGGGCTGTAATTCTccctcattttactttattttattgattttatttttgagatggagtctcactctgtcgcccaggctggagtgcaatggcatgaacttggctcactgcaacctctgactcccaggttcaagagattctcttgcctcagcctcctcagtagctgggaccacaggcgcccgccaccacacctggctaatttttgtatttttagtacagactgggtttcaccgtgttggccaggctggtctcatactcctgacttcaagtgatccgcctgccttggcctcccaaagtgctaggattacaggtgtgagccaccatgtccagtcctctccccattttataggtgaggagactgaggctcagagaagtaaagCTACTCACCTAAGATCCCACAGCCTTCAagcggcagagctgggatttgaacctcgGCCATCTAGGTGTGGAGCCTTATTATTCACCACTTTGGCAGGTGTCTCAGTGGCTTACTTACCCTTGTTCATCCCACTGGTGCTCGGCTGCTGGCTGGCCCACAAACATGTTCTCATAGTCGGGAGTGGAGGGGCAGGATGGCACGGCCACTTGGGGCTTGGGGGCGCTCCGGCTGCCGTACCGTGGCTGCAAGCCTAAACTGGGCTTGGGCCCATCCTGAGCAGCCCAGGGCTTGTTCAGCTCCCGGCTTCTGGCCACTCGGCATCGCCAGAGTCTCCAGGCCAGCACAGGGCCAGCGATGGCAAGTCCAAGAAGCAGGCACCCGCTGACCACCACTGCCCCGATAGTTGCAGAGGCCAGGCCAGGGGCGCAGCTGACATCCAGGAAGGCAGAGAGGTTGTGCTGGGAGCTGGTTGTGTCCCAGCAGAGCAGAGGCTTCTGGCCAGAGCAGTTGTCTCGGCGGATGTCGTGCCAGGACTCCAGGGCACAGTTGCAGTCAGCTTGCAGGTCAAGGTCACAGCGGGCGGCCAGCGCCCCATCCACACGAGACAAGGGGTTGCGTAGCACGTTCAGGACCTCAAGCTTCTGCAGGTGGGCAAAGAAGGTCACTGGAAGCTCTCGCAGGCCGTTTCCAGACAGGTCAAGGAGAATCACGTTGCTGGCCCGCAGAGACTGGTTGTGGGGCAGGCTCAGGCTGAGGCCACTGAAATTCAGGCACGTGGCCCTGAACTCCGCGTTCCAGTCCACATCCGCAGAGGACACGGTGCACGACAGTTCCAGGCTGTCTGACTCCGGCAGCAGCAGCGGCAACAGCAGCGTCCATGCCAGGGTGCCCCCCATTCAAGCAACCTACGTAGAGACACCGGAATCCTAGCCCTGACCTCAGCCCTGTGGTCGCCCTCGCCTCCACCGCCAGTGTTTATTATTATAGCTCAGACCAGCTCAAGCCGCTTCTGAAATGGTAAAACGCAGCCCCAGTCTGGTCGCCTCCTTTGGCTGGTgggctgcctcagtctccccttcTGGGGAATGGGTAGATAACCCCAGCGCCTAGCGGGCTTGGAAGGCGAGGAGGAGATCCGGGCCAGTTAACCCCTTCTTCTATGTCCTGAACATTTGGGGCGCCCTCGTTGGCCAGGACGGGACCCTATGCAAATAAGCGGTTGCCTTGGAAACGGCCCCGCCCCCTGATCACGCTCCCGGTATCTCCCAGAACCGCGGGTCGCTGGGAAGTCCTGGGATAGGGTGGAGTGGGGGCTGCTGAAAGGATCCTCCCAGGTCTGGTTTGCAGTCCCTGCACAGGTGCAAGTTCTAGAGCTTCAGTCCTACCTTTTGGGTCCCACTGCCACGCTTTTGCCTCTGCGATGCTGGAAAAGCGACGGCGCCCAGGGGCTGCGTCCTGGCCCACCTGGACACCGGGGCCGCAGCGGCCACGGCCAGCACAGTCCGCAGCGCTGCTGGGGTCGCTGGCGTTCCTCTGGCTCTGCACCCAGCGACTCAGGGGGAAGAGGAACTGGTGTCTGGGTGGAGTGCAGAGGGGAAGAATGAAGACAGAGATCCGCCCCCTTGCAGGGCCTCAAGGTTCTCACCAGAGGTGGATGGAGGGCAAGGGGGAGGGGTGGCCCAGAGTCCCGCTTCCCTCTTGCTGGAACCCAGTGACTCCATGTCCTCTATTAGCACCCCAACCGACTGCCACCTCATCAACTCGCTTCTCGATCTCAGCTTGGCTGGTTCCCAGCTCATgcagtcatttattcattcaacaagcatcaCCCACGCTGGGCCCCCAAGAGGCCTCAGCCCTGACCAGGTCCTCAAGGAGCTATCTTAAGAGAGGACAGAGCTGGACATAGACACTCCTAGTCCCATGCAGTCAAGGAAGGTCCAGAGGGAAAGACAGGGTcctggaaggcttcctggaggaggaggcattaCAGTTGGGGCTTCAACGCATGAGTAGGAGTTCACCAAGATTCCCCAAACCTATCATTGGCTCTCCAAGCTCCTCCAAGCCTCTCCCACTGAGTTCTTGCACAATGGCACCTCTATGCTGGAGGGGACAGTGAGGAGGgctcccagcaacttgggaaaaTGTAGCTGGCTGGGATAGCATGGTTAGGAGTGGAGAGGATAGAAGGAATTGGTGGTGGGGGAAGAGGTCCATGTGGAGCCAAGGCAGGTGCGTGGGCAGAGGGGCACTGGCTCAAGAAGTCCTTCTGGAGTGAGCCTGGTGTCTGGGGTGGGCAACGTGGGGAAGAGGCTGAGGTCCCAGAAGCAGATGGGGGCCTGAGGCAGACTGGAGGGGTAGTAGTGACAAAAGTGATACTGAGGAGGGGTGGGCTGGGAGAAGGCCTCACCTGAACCTGGTGTCAGGTGGACCAGGTTCCAACCTATGCCAGCCCGACTCACTGTGCCACCTTAACTGCGTGTGACACCATGTCCACAGCTGTCAAATGCACAGAGGCTTCTCCGGGATCTGGGAGGCTGGGAGTCCACTCCCCCACGTTTTCCCCTCTCCTCGGCCTCTCTGTCCTTCACATCGCCAAACTCCGAGAAATGGTCAAAGGCTTTGAATGGAGACCttgaagaaaaagcaggaaactgCTCTTCAATATGTCCAGAGATGCTCAttcttgccaggtgcagtggctcacgcctgtaatcccaacactttgggaggcagaagtgagcagatcgcttgagcccagaagttcgagaccagcctggccatcatggtgaaaccccgtctctactttaaaaaatacaaaaattagccaggtgtggtggtatgtgcctgtagtcccagctactcaggaggctgaggcaggagaattgtttgaacccaagaggcggaggctgcagtgagccaagatcactccactgcattccagcctgggcaacagagtgagacctgtctcaaaaaaaaaaaaaaagttcacactTAATAAGAAAACTGCAAATCACAAACTGTTTGTCTTCACCAATCAAATTGGCAAAAATCCAACAGTGCAATGACATTCTGTGCCAGCCAGGCTGTGGGGTGCGTCCATGGTATAGCACTGGTGGAGGGCACGCTGGCACAGGCCACCGGAATGATAAACTCATGTGCCTGCTGACACAGCAAGTCCACTTCTGGGAATCCCTGCctgaatatttgcatgtttacagtgTGAACTGACTAACGAATAAAAAAATGTGGCTCAGCCTggacgtggtgactcatgcctgtaatcccagcactttgggggaccaaggtgggtggatcacgaggtcaggagtaccagaccagcctggccaacatggtgaaaccccatctccactaaaaatacaaaaattagctgggcatggtggcacgtgcctgtaatcccagctactagggaggctgaggcaggagaatcgcttgaacccaggaggcggaggttgcagtgagctgagatcatgccactgcactccagtttgggcgttacagcgagactccatctcaataataataataataataataataatttaaaaattagctgggcatggtggcttcagcctgtagtcccagctacttcagaggctgaggtgggaggatcccttgagcccagaaggttgtgactgcagtgagccgtgattgtgccactccactccagcctatgcagcagagcaagaccctatctctaaaaaataatttaaaataaatggctgggccggccatggtggctcatgcctgtaatcccagcattttgggaggctgaggcgggcggatcacctgaggtccagagtttgagactagcctgaccaacgtggagaaactccgtctctactaaatacacaaaattagctgggcgtgg from Pan paniscus chromosome 20, NHGRI_mPanPan1-v2.0_pri, whole genome shotgun sequence encodes the following:
- the LRRC25 gene encoding leucine-rich repeat-containing protein 25; protein product: MGGTLAWTLLLPLLLPESDSLELSCTVSSADVDWNAEFRATCLNFSGLSLSLPHNQSLRASNVILLDLSGNGLRELPVTFFAHLQKLEVLNVLRNPLSRVDGALAARCDLDLQADCNCALESWHDIRRDNCSGQKPLLCWDTTSSQHNLSAFLDVSCAPGLASATIGAVVVSGCLLLGLAIAGPVLAWRLWRCRVARSRELNKPWAAQDGPKPSLGLQPRYGSRSAPKPQVAVPSCPSTPDYENMFVGQPAAEHQWDEQGAHPSEDNDFYMNYKDIDLASQPVYCNLQSLGQAPMDEEEYVIPGH